A portion of the Mycobacterium paraseoulense genome contains these proteins:
- the trpC gene encoding indole-3-glycerol phosphate synthase TrpC, with translation MSPATVLDSILEGVRADVAAREALISLSEIKAAAAAAPPPRDVMAALREPGIGVIAEVKRASPSAGSLATIADPAKLARAYEDGGARIISVLTEERRFHGSLDDLDAVRAAVSIPVLRKDFVVQPYQIHEARAHGADMLLLIVAALDQSALVSMLDRTESLGMTALVEVHTEQEADRALKAGANVIGVNARDLATLEVDRDCFARIAPGLPSKVIRIAESGVRGTGDLLAYAGAGADAVLVGEGLVKSGDPRAAVADLVTAGTHPSCPKPSR, from the coding sequence ATGAGTCCGGCTACCGTGCTTGACTCCATCCTCGAGGGAGTCCGGGCCGACGTTGCCGCGCGCGAAGCCCTCATCAGCTTGTCCGAAATCAAGGCCGCCGCCGCCGCCGCGCCGCCACCGCGTGACGTGATGGCCGCCCTGCGCGAGCCCGGCATCGGCGTCATCGCCGAGGTCAAGCGCGCCAGCCCGTCGGCGGGTTCCCTGGCCACCATTGCGGATCCGGCAAAACTGGCCCGGGCGTACGAGGATGGCGGGGCCCGGATCATCAGCGTTTTGACCGAGGAGCGACGGTTTCACGGGTCGCTCGACGACCTCGACGCGGTCCGGGCCGCGGTCTCGATACCGGTGTTGCGCAAAGACTTTGTCGTGCAGCCGTATCAGATCCACGAAGCCCGCGCGCACGGCGCCGACATGCTGCTGCTCATCGTCGCCGCGCTGGACCAGTCGGCCCTGGTGTCGATGCTGGACCGCACCGAATCACTGGGGATGACGGCCCTGGTCGAGGTGCACACCGAGCAGGAGGCCGACCGGGCGCTGAAGGCGGGGGCCAACGTAATCGGGGTCAACGCACGCGATCTCGCCACGCTGGAGGTCGACCGGGATTGCTTCGCGCGCATCGCCCCCGGGCTGCCCAGCAAGGTGATCAGGATCGCCGAGTCCGGTGTCCGTGGCACCGGGGATCTGTTGGCGTATGCCGGCGCCGGTGCGGACGCCGTGTTGGTCGGTGAGGGTCTGGTCAAAAGCGGTGACCCGCGCGCCGCGGTCGCGGACCTGGTCACCGCCGGTACCCACCCGTCCTGT
- a CDS encoding TIGR02234 family membrane protein, whose product MSEARPNRLVVGVAQVLLVASAAALWAASRLPWVVIRSFDGLGPPREVTLSGASWSTALLPLAVLMLATAVAAIAVRGWPLRVLAGLLAVASLAVGYLGVSLWVLPDVAVRGADLAHVAVMTLVGSERRYVGAGIAVGAAACTLIAAVLLLRSAGDSGSARLSAEKYAAPATRRSNALRDDADGAMLEKPETPEMSERMIWDALDEGCDPTRDPTDRPRDSDTEGR is encoded by the coding sequence GGGGTGGCCCAGGTGTTGCTGGTGGCATCCGCGGCGGCGCTGTGGGCGGCGTCCCGGCTGCCGTGGGTGGTGATCCGGTCGTTCGACGGGTTGGGTCCGCCCCGCGAGGTGACGCTGTCCGGCGCGTCGTGGTCCACGGCCCTGTTGCCGTTGGCGGTGCTCATGCTGGCGACGGCCGTGGCGGCGATCGCGGTGCGCGGCTGGCCGTTGCGGGTGCTGGCGGGGTTGCTGGCGGTGGCCAGCCTGGCCGTCGGATACCTCGGCGTCAGCCTGTGGGTGCTCCCGGACGTCGCCGTACGCGGGGCCGACCTGGCGCACGTCGCGGTGATGACGCTGGTCGGCAGCGAACGGCGCTACGTCGGCGCCGGCATCGCGGTCGGCGCGGCGGCGTGCACCCTGATCGCGGCCGTCCTGTTGCTGCGGTCGGCCGGCGATTCGGGGTCGGCGCGGCTGAGCGCGGAAAAGTATGCGGCGCCGGCGACGCGCCGCTCGAATGCGCTACGCGACGACGCCGATGGCGCGATGCTGGAGAAGCCGGAGACGCCGGAAATGTCGGAGCGGATGATCTGGGACGCGCTTGACGAGGGCTGCGACCCAACGCGGGACCCGACCGATCGGCCCCGCGACTCGGACACCGAGGGTCGGTGA